The following are encoded in a window of Zymoseptoria tritici IPO323 chromosome 4, whole genome shotgun sequence genomic DNA:
- the HAG2402 gene encoding histone acetyltransferase GCN5 (Histone acetyltransferase, acetylates lysine 14 on histone H3; catalytic subunit of the ADA and SAGA histone acetyltransferase complexes), translating into MSSTKEDKRKAEDEIEHDPKRLKPSVSPPPSDDTPTIRHELFPEKPAVTEERNGDISFRVVNNDGQNSSFIILTGLKCIFQKQLPKMPKDYIARLVYDRTHLSIAIVKKPPAGSFAESSGLPGEVVGGITYRPFKGRQFAEIVFCAISSDQQVKGYGAHLMSHLKDYVKATSDVMYFLTYADNYAIGYFKKQGFTKEITLDKPKWMGYIKDYEGGTIMQCSMLPKIRYLESGRMLLKQKAAVHAKIRAVSKSYEIHQPPSEWRKVKPGQPLPEIDPLTIDAIKATGWSPDMDVLARQPRRNPSHSLLLGLLSALQTSSSAWPFLQPVNGEEVHDYYDVIKEPMDLSTMESKLEKDQYENVEDFVKDVLLLVRNCKRYNAETTPYAKAANKLEKEMWKKVREVPEWSYLEADNFETTNRQPE; encoded by the exons ATGTCCTCCACCAAGGAAGACAAGCGCAAAGCCGAAGACGAAATCGAGCACGATCCTAAGCGACTCAAGCCCTCAGTATCGCCTCCACCAAGCGACGACACACCCACCATCCGACACGAGCTCTTCCCCGAGAAGCCCGCCGTGACAGAAGAGCGCAACGGCGACATCTCATTCCGCGTGGTCAACAATGACGGCCAGAACTCCtccttcatcatcctcacaGGCCTGAAGTGCATCTTCCAGAAGCAATTACCCAAGATGCCAAAGGACTACATCGCGCGATTGGTATACGATCGCACGCACTTGAGCATCGCAATCGTGAAGAAGCCTCCAGCAGGAAGCTTTGCCGAAAGCTCTGGTCTTCCCGGAGAAGTCGTTGGAGGCATTACATATCGACCATTCAAGGGTCGCCAGTTCGCGGAGATTGTCTTCTGTGCTATCAGCAGCGACCAGCAAGTCAAAGGATACGGCGCACATCTCATGAGCCACCTCAAAGACTACGTCAAGGCCACGAGCGATGTCATGTACTTCCTCACCTACGCCGACAACTACGCTATCGGGTACTTTAAGAAGCAAGGATTCACAAAGGAGATCACACTGGACAAACCGAAATGGATGGGCTACATCAAGGATTACGAGGGAGGAACAATCATGCAGTGTTCCATGCTGCCGAAGATTAGGTATCTCGAATCAGGTCGCATGCTGCTGAAGCAAAAGGCCGCAGTTCACGCCAAAATTCGTGCTGTCAGCAAAAGTTACGAGATACACCAGCCGCCGTCAGAATGGCGCAAAGTGAAACCTGGACAACCGCTGCCGGAGATCGATCCTCTGACCATCGATGCGATCAAGGCTACAGGGTGGTCGCCAGACATGGACGTTCTCGCACGGCAGCCTCGTCGTAATCCTTCACACAGCTTACTCCTCGGTTTGCTGTCCGCACTCCAGACAAGTTCTTCTGCGTGGCCTTTCCTGCAGCCTGTTAACGGTGAAGAAGTGCACGACTATTACGACGTGATCAAAGAGCCCATGGATCTGAGTACGATGGAGAGTAAGCTTGAGAAGGATCAGTACGAGAATGTGGAGGACTTTGTCAAG GACGTCCTCCTCCTGGTGCGCAACTGTAAGCGCTACAACGCTGAAACGACACCCTACGCAAAAGCTGCAAATAAACTCGAAAAGGAAATGTGGAAAAAGGTCCGCGAAGTGCCAGAGTGGAGTTATCTGGAAGCCGACAATTTCGAGACGACAAATCGGCAGCCTGAGTAG